A section of the Agrobacterium tumefaciens genome encodes:
- a CDS encoding DUF1059 domain-containing protein — translation MARQYIDCREFPSDSRCTVAISADSQEELMEAAVQHAVAVHGAKDTPEFREEVRRSMHAGTPPLKVA, via the coding sequence ATGGCCCGCCAATATATCGATTGCCGCGAATTTCCCAGTGACAGCAGATGCACCGTTGCCATTTCGGCCGATTCCCAGGAGGAGCTGATGGAGGCGGCCGTGCAGCATGCCGTGGCGGTGCATGGGGCGAAGGATACGCCCGAATTTCGGGAAGAAGTCCGCCGGAGCATGCATGCCGGGACCCCACCGTTGAAGGTGGCGTGA
- a CDS encoding GNAT family N-acetyltransferase has protein sequence MDIKTTEKGSRGEYLATVDGHTAEMTYSRTSPTLVIIDHTGVPDALRGKGVGQALAAHAIDEARKGGWKIIPLCPFFKAQTLRHADWADVIQG, from the coding sequence ATGGATATCAAGACGACCGAAAAAGGATCGCGCGGCGAATATCTCGCAACCGTCGACGGCCATACGGCGGAAATGACTTATTCGCGCACCTCCCCCACCCTCGTTATCATCGACCACACCGGCGTGCCCGATGCCCTGCGCGGCAAAGGCGTCGGCCAGGCGCTCGCCGCCCACGCCATCGATGAGGCCCGCAAGGGCGGCTGGAAGATCATCCCGCTCTGCCCGTTCTTCAAGGCCCAGACCCTGCGCCACGCTGATTGGGCCGATGTTATCCAGGGGTAA
- a CDS encoding DUF1153 domain-containing protein encodes MTEMIRPRVKYVIGPDGSPLTIADLPPANTRRWVIRRKAEVVAAVRGGLLSLEEACERYTLTVEEFLSWQSSIADHGLAGLRTTRIQQYRH; translated from the coding sequence ATGACCGAAATGATACGCCCACGAGTTAAATATGTCATCGGCCCCGATGGCAGCCCCCTGACGATTGCGGATCTTCCGCCTGCCAATACCCGCCGTTGGGTCATTCGCAGAAAGGCAGAGGTTGTTGCCGCCGTGCGCGGTGGACTGTTGAGCCTCGAAGAGGCCTGCGAGCGTTATACGCTCACCGTTGAAGAATTCCTGTCCTGGCAGTCCTCGATTGCCGATCATGGCCTTGCCGGCCTGCGCACCACGCGCATTCAGCAATATCGCCACTAA
- a CDS encoding DUF2793 domain-containing protein, producing MTEQTTRLSLPYILPSQAQKHVTHNEALQKLDAVVQLVVKAVLSTLPENPAEGDCFLLASNATGDLAGKARKLAIRQDGAWLFITPQPGWTAWFASDGKYRVLQDKNWRDLPLPAAGRMDRLGIGTEPNTTNRLTLSSPASLFSHAEQDGSHRMTINKAAKTDTASLLFQTGWSGRAEMGLAGHDGFSIKTSPDGANWYTALLCSGDGRVSLPNRALAVAGLPAGTTKPASGSTAGFSLLTISEGGFALGDAVETGGRELLIPAKGLYLVALTLAVAASSGHRVTLLSNGLATGFSVAGNASAVGTQQSAISILALNAGDRLRLQHEGTAEFAQGSGKTSLSLAAL from the coding sequence ATGACGGAACAGACGACGAGACTTTCCCTTCCCTACATCCTCCCCTCGCAGGCACAGAAACACGTCACCCACAACGAGGCGCTGCAAAAGCTGGACGCCGTCGTGCAACTGGTCGTGAAGGCCGTCCTTTCGACCCTTCCCGAAAACCCCGCCGAGGGTGACTGCTTCCTCCTTGCCTCGAATGCCACGGGCGACCTCGCGGGCAAGGCGAGAAAACTCGCAATCCGGCAGGATGGCGCATGGCTGTTCATAACCCCACAACCGGGCTGGACGGCGTGGTTTGCGAGCGATGGCAAATATCGCGTGCTTCAGGACAAGAACTGGCGCGACCTTCCTCTGCCCGCCGCAGGCCGGATGGACCGGCTTGGCATCGGCACGGAGCCGAACACGACCAACCGCCTGACGCTCTCCTCACCCGCCAGCCTCTTCAGCCATGCGGAGCAGGATGGCAGCCACCGCATGACCATCAACAAGGCGGCCAAAACCGATACGGCCTCTCTCCTGTTCCAGACCGGCTGGAGCGGCCGGGCAGAAATGGGGCTTGCCGGCCATGACGGCTTTTCGATCAAGACAAGCCCCGATGGCGCGAACTGGTACACGGCGCTGCTGTGCAGCGGCGACGGTCGGGTGTCATTGCCAAACCGCGCGCTTGCCGTGGCAGGGCTGCCGGCCGGCACGACGAAACCCGCCAGTGGATCGACGGCGGGCTTCTCCCTGCTGACTATCTCCGAGGGTGGCTTTGCCCTGGGTGACGCGGTGGAGACGGGCGGGCGCGAACTGCTCATCCCGGCAAAGGGGCTTTATCTCGTTGCCCTCACGCTTGCCGTGGCAGCATCTTCCGGCCACCGGGTCACACTTCTCAGCAATGGCTTGGCCACGGGCTTCAGCGTCGCCGGCAACGCATCCGCCGTCGGCACACAGCAGTCGGCAATATCCATCCTCGCCCTCAATGCCGGCGACCGCCTGCGGCTGCAGCACGAGGGAACGGCGGAATTCGCCCAGGGCAGCGGAAAAACCAGCCTTTCACTTGCGGCGCTGTGA
- the cysQ gene encoding 3'(2'),5'-bisphosphate nucleotidase CysQ: protein MIDILTTAALDAGQAIMAVHRAGPHVSYKDDCSPVTEADQRAETIILEALALHFPQIPVVAEEAVSSGILPETGVEFFLVDPLDGTKEFISGKDDFTVNIALIRNGAPVAGVVYAPCRGQAWTGMDEAAEKLTISSEGAILARETIRARQRGASPVALISRSHCTAKTEAFVAEHGLKDCISVGSSLKFCMLAEGAADIYPRFSRTMMWDTAAGDAVLRAAGGRTLDCDGHLLTYKVRGDGEDALANPDFIAEGAMAAVGHAG, encoded by the coding sequence ATGATCGACATATTGACGACAGCGGCGCTGGACGCGGGCCAGGCGATCATGGCGGTGCACCGCGCCGGGCCGCATGTTTCCTACAAGGACGACTGCTCTCCCGTCACCGAGGCGGACCAGCGCGCCGAGACCATCATCCTGGAAGCCCTCGCCCTCCATTTTCCGCAGATCCCCGTGGTGGCCGAAGAGGCCGTCTCAAGCGGTATCCTGCCGGAGACCGGCGTGGAGTTTTTCCTTGTCGATCCGCTGGACGGCACGAAGGAGTTCATATCCGGCAAGGACGACTTCACCGTCAACATCGCGCTCATCCGAAATGGCGCTCCGGTGGCCGGTGTCGTTTATGCACCCTGCCGTGGGCAGGCATGGACCGGCATGGACGAGGCTGCCGAAAAGCTCACCATTTCCAGCGAGGGCGCGATCCTCGCGCGCGAGACGATCCGGGCCCGCCAACGCGGCGCGTCGCCTGTGGCGCTGATCAGCCGCTCGCATTGCACCGCAAAGACGGAGGCCTTTGTCGCAGAGCACGGCCTGAAGGACTGCATTTCGGTCGGCTCGTCGCTGAAATTCTGCATGCTCGCCGAGGGCGCCGCCGATATCTACCCCCGCTTCAGCCGCACCATGATGTGGGACACGGCCGCAGGCGACGCCGTGCTGCGCGCCGCTGGTGGCCGCACGCTGGATTGCGACGGGCACCTGCTGACCTACAAGGTCCGGGGCGACGGCGAGGACGCGCTCGCCAATCCGGATTTCATTGCCGAAGGTGCGATGGCGGCGGTGGGACACGCGGGGTAA
- a CDS encoding branched-chain amino acid ABC transporter permease: protein MEYFIQQLINGLTLGSIYGLIAIGYTMVYGIIGMINFAHGDIFMLGGFAALIVFLIVTTFVAGIPVALLLLLMMVVAMLMTGLWNWVIERVAYRPLRGSFRLAPLITAIGMSIALSNFIQVTQGPRNKPIPSMVTDSYHFGAITVSLKQLIIMVVTSVLLFAFWYIVNKTPLGRAQRATEQDRKMAALLGVDVDKTISITFIMGAALASVAGTMYLMYYGVASFNDGFIPGVKAFTAAVLGGIGSLPGAVLGGLLIGLIESLWSAYFSIAYKDVAAFGILAFVLIFKPTGILGRPEVEKV, encoded by the coding sequence ATGGAGTATTTTATCCAGCAGCTCATAAACGGGCTGACTCTTGGATCGATCTACGGCCTTATCGCAATTGGCTATACGATGGTCTACGGCATCATCGGCATGATTAACTTCGCCCATGGCGACATCTTCATGCTCGGCGGTTTTGCCGCGCTGATCGTTTTTTTGATCGTGACAACCTTTGTCGCCGGCATTCCGGTGGCGCTTCTTCTGCTTTTGATGATGGTCGTCGCCATGCTGATGACCGGCCTGTGGAACTGGGTTATCGAGCGCGTTGCCTATCGTCCGCTCAGAGGCTCGTTCCGCCTCGCGCCGCTGATCACGGCGATCGGCATGTCGATTGCGCTGTCCAACTTCATTCAGGTCACGCAGGGCCCGCGCAACAAGCCGATCCCCTCCATGGTGACGGACAGCTACCATTTCGGCGCCATAACCGTGTCGCTGAAGCAGTTGATCATCATGGTCGTCACCTCGGTGCTGCTTTTTGCCTTCTGGTATATCGTCAACAAGACGCCGCTTGGCCGCGCCCAGCGCGCCACCGAACAGGATCGCAAGATGGCGGCCCTGTTGGGTGTGGATGTCGACAAGACGATTTCCATCACCTTCATCATGGGTGCGGCGCTCGCTTCCGTCGCCGGCACGATGTATCTGATGTATTACGGCGTTGCCTCGTTCAACGATGGCTTCATTCCGGGCGTCAAGGCCTTCACCGCGGCCGTTCTCGGCGGTATCGGCTCGCTGCCGGGCGCCGTTCTCGGTGGTCTGCTGATCGGCCTCATCGAGTCGCTCTGGTCTGCCTATTTCTCCATTGCCTATAAGGACGTTGCGGCGTTCGGCATTCTGGCATTCGTGCTGATCTTCAAGCCGACCGGTATTCTCGGTCGTCCGGAAGTCGAGAAGGTTTGA
- the livM gene encoding high-affinity branched-chain amino acid ABC transporter permease LivM: MATAVKEGIIAGVVSLGMFILYVGIVTYQDINNQLIWGTRWGLLSIFVAVAAIGRFLMVGFIKPSIDRRKLAKAKSGVLEISEEKGFFHKHFLKIALVLLLLYPVIAVQLFGFQGSLKFVDNFGIQILIYVMLAWGLNIVVGLAGLLDLGYVAFYAVGAYSYALLSSHLGLSFWVLLPVAGILAAFWGIILGFPVLRLRGDYLAIVTLAFGEIIRLVLLNWTDVTKGTFGISGIAKASIFGIWSFDVGAPNNFAKAFGLSMSSAYYKIFLFYVILLLCMLTAYVTIKLRRMPIGRAWEALREDEIACRSLGIDTVITKLTAFATGAMFGGFAGSFFAARQGFVSPESFVFLESAVILAIVVLGGMGSLTGIAIAALVMVGGTELLREMEFLKHVFGPDFTPELYRMLLFGLAMVIVMLFKPRGFVGSREPTAFLKERKAVSGSFTKEGHG; the protein is encoded by the coding sequence ATGGCGACAGCCGTCAAGGAAGGCATCATTGCGGGCGTCGTCTCGCTTGGCATGTTCATTCTGTATGTCGGCATCGTCACCTATCAGGACATCAACAACCAGCTGATCTGGGGAACGCGCTGGGGTCTTCTGTCGATCTTCGTCGCCGTTGCCGCCATCGGCCGTTTCCTCATGGTCGGTTTCATCAAGCCGTCCATCGATCGTCGCAAGCTGGCCAAGGCCAAGAGCGGCGTGCTGGAAATATCCGAAGAGAAGGGCTTCTTCCACAAGCACTTCCTCAAGATCGCGCTTGTGCTGCTGCTTCTCTACCCTGTTATCGCCGTGCAGCTTTTCGGTTTTCAGGGTTCGCTGAAGTTCGTCGACAATTTCGGCATCCAGATCCTCATTTATGTGATGCTGGCCTGGGGCTTGAACATCGTCGTCGGTCTCGCCGGCCTTCTCGACCTGGGTTACGTGGCTTTCTATGCCGTCGGCGCCTATTCCTATGCGCTGCTGTCGAGCCATCTCGGCCTGTCCTTCTGGGTGCTTCTGCCGGTTGCCGGCATTCTGGCGGCCTTCTGGGGCATCATCCTCGGTTTTCCGGTGCTGCGCCTGCGCGGTGACTATCTGGCGATCGTGACGCTTGCCTTCGGCGAAATCATCCGCCTCGTGCTGCTCAACTGGACGGATGTCACCAAGGGCACGTTCGGTATTTCCGGTATCGCCAAGGCCTCGATCTTCGGCATCTGGTCCTTCGATGTCGGCGCCCCGAACAACTTCGCCAAGGCCTTCGGCCTTTCGATGTCCTCGGCCTATTACAAGATCTTCCTGTTTTACGTGATCCTGCTGCTCTGCATGCTGACGGCCTATGTCACCATCAAGCTGCGCCGCATGCCGATCGGGCGTGCCTGGGAAGCGCTGCGTGAGGATGAGATCGCCTGCCGCTCGCTCGGCATCGATACCGTCATCACCAAGCTCACCGCCTTTGCGACGGGCGCGATGTTCGGCGGCTTTGCCGGTTCGTTCTTCGCCGCGCGTCAGGGTTTCGTGTCGCCGGAAAGCTTCGTCTTCCTGGAATCGGCCGTTATTCTCGCGATCGTCGTTCTCGGCGGCATGGGTTCGCTGACGGGTATCGCGATTGCGGCGCTCGTCATGGTCGGCGGCACGGAACTGCTGCGTGAAATGGAGTTCCTGAAGCATGTCTTCGGACCGGATTTCACACCGGAACTCTATCGCATGCTGCTCTTCGGACTTGCCATGGTCATCGTCATGCTGTTCAAGCCGCGCGGCTTCGTCGGATCGCGTGAACCGACTGCCTTCCTCAAGGAGCGAAAGGCCGTCTCCGGCAGCTTTACCAAGGAAGGTCACGGTTGA
- a CDS encoding ABC transporter ATP-binding protein has product MASGTTTMAPNVTGDTILKVEHLSMKFGGLMAINDFSFEARRGEITALIGPNGAGKTTVFNCITGFYKPTMGMITMRRQDGETHLLERLADFEITKKAKVARTFQNIRLFSGLTVLENLLVAQHNALMKASGYTILGLLGLPAYKRAVASSIEKAKYWLDKADLTDRADDPAGDLPYGAQRRLEIARAMCTGPELLCLDEPAAGLNPKESLALNTLLRGIRDEGTSLLLIEHDMSVVMEISDHVVVLEYGQKISDGTPDHVKNDPKVIAAYLGVEDDEVEDVIAEELDGGAA; this is encoded by the coding sequence ATGGCCTCCGGAACGACAACAATGGCACCCAATGTAACTGGCGATACGATCCTCAAGGTCGAGCATCTCTCCATGAAGTTCGGTGGTCTGATGGCCATCAACGACTTCTCCTTCGAGGCACGGCGTGGCGAGATCACGGCGCTGATCGGCCCCAACGGTGCGGGAAAGACCACGGTCTTCAACTGCATCACCGGCTTTTACAAGCCGACGATGGGCATGATCACCATGCGCAGGCAAGATGGCGAGACGCATCTTCTGGAGCGTCTGGCGGATTTCGAAATTACCAAAAAGGCGAAGGTGGCCCGCACCTTCCAGAACATCCGGCTGTTTTCGGGTCTTACCGTTCTGGAAAACCTGCTGGTGGCGCAGCACAATGCGCTGATGAAAGCCTCGGGCTATACGATCCTCGGCCTTCTCGGCCTGCCCGCCTACAAGCGGGCGGTCGCAAGTTCGATCGAGAAAGCCAAGTATTGGCTGGACAAGGCAGATCTGACCGATCGTGCCGACGACCCTGCCGGCGATCTGCCTTACGGCGCCCAGCGTCGTCTGGAAATCGCCCGCGCCATGTGCACGGGGCCGGAACTCCTGTGCCTCGACGAGCCCGCCGCCGGCCTCAACCCGAAGGAGTCGCTGGCGCTCAACACGCTTCTGCGCGGTATCCGGGATGAGGGGACGTCGCTTCTGCTCATCGAACACGACATGTCGGTGGTCATGGAAATCTCCGACCATGTGGTGGTTCTCGAATATGGCCAGAAGATTTCCGACGGCACGCCGGACCATGTGAAGAACGACCCGAAGGTCATCGCCGCCTATCTGGGTGTCGAAGATGATGAAGTGGAAGACGTGATTGCGGAAGAACTCGACGGAGGAGCGGCCTGA
- a CDS encoding ABC transporter ATP-binding protein: MSGEPLLKVQGVETYYGNIRALAGVDVEVKKGEIVSLIGANGAGKSTLMMTICGSPQARAGQVIFDGEDITQLPTHLIARKRIAQSPEGRRIFPRMTVLENLQMGANLDNLKYFKEDVEKIFEMFPRLKERQSQRGGTLSGGEQQMLSIGRALMSRPKLLLLDEPSLGLAPLIVKGIFEAIKKLNQEEGLTVFLVEQNAFAALKLSDRAYVMVNGKVTMSGTGKELLADPQVRAAYLEGGRH; this comes from the coding sequence ATGTCCGGTGAACCGCTTCTGAAAGTCCAGGGTGTCGAAACCTATTACGGCAATATCCGTGCGCTCGCGGGTGTGGATGTCGAGGTCAAGAAAGGTGAGATCGTCAGCCTGATCGGTGCCAACGGCGCCGGCAAATCGACGCTGATGATGACCATCTGCGGCAGTCCGCAGGCGCGGGCCGGCCAGGTGATCTTCGACGGTGAAGACATCACCCAGCTGCCGACCCATCTCATCGCGCGCAAGCGCATTGCCCAGTCACCGGAAGGCCGGCGGATTTTCCCGCGCATGACCGTGCTGGAAAACCTGCAGATGGGCGCCAATCTCGATAACCTGAAATATTTCAAGGAAGACGTCGAGAAGATCTTCGAGATGTTTCCGCGCCTTAAGGAGCGCCAGAGCCAGCGCGGCGGCACGCTTTCGGGTGGTGAGCAGCAGATGCTGTCCATCGGCCGTGCGCTGATGTCGCGTCCGAAGCTCCTGCTTCTCGACGAGCCATCGCTCGGTCTTGCGCCCTTGATCGTCAAGGGGATCTTTGAGGCGATCAAGAAGCTGAACCAGGAAGAGGGCTTGACCGTCTTCCTCGTGGAGCAGAACGCCTTTGCGGCGCTGAAGCTTTCCGACCGCGCCTATGTGATGGTGAACGGCAAGGTGACGATGAGCGGAACGGGCAAGGAATTGCTCGCCGACCCGCAGGTTCGCGCAGCCTATCTCGAAGGCGGGCGGCACTGA
- a CDS encoding DUF6867 family protein, protein MQGLFFETDNGVRYVLRALVVLLGFWTAWRTGKSVADGWGEYPRVVIYTLALGLVMRFLHFALFNGPFINGFYYVLDVVLLLVFSSIGFRMRRTSQMVNNYYWLYDRTSSFSYKKKN, encoded by the coding sequence ATGCAGGGCCTATTTTTCGAAACGGATAACGGCGTGCGCTATGTCTTGCGCGCATTGGTTGTTCTCTTGGGTTTCTGGACGGCATGGCGCACGGGCAAATCCGTCGCCGATGGCTGGGGCGAATATCCGCGTGTGGTCATCTACACGCTGGCTCTGGGGTTGGTGATGCGCTTCCTGCATTTCGCCCTGTTCAATGGGCCGTTCATCAACGGCTTCTATTACGTGCTTGACGTCGTTCTACTTCTGGTCTTTTCCAGCATCGGTTTCCGCATGCGCCGGACAAGCCAGATGGTCAATAACTATTATTGGCTCTACGATCGGACGTCGTCATTTTCCTATAAAAAGAAGAATTGA